Proteins encoded in a region of the Quercus lobata isolate SW786 chromosome 8, ValleyOak3.0 Primary Assembly, whole genome shotgun sequence genome:
- the LOC115955021 gene encoding non-functional pseudokinase ZED1-like: MSKKGEEGKEKERAFLENGSKVLAKLIVSCNGKPIPIWSFTVQQLHQATNNYHNHLGTYWFKGSLEGRLVLVKRFLDSKFLADFVINDLVISAQMSAHANVLKLMGCCLETTSPILVYEFAANGLLADQIYSSHVIERQHQLMAWERKLKIARQIAYAISYLHIGFSRPVIHMAIDMESILLDENDVPKLSNFLVSVSIPEGETEVEATGDFWSSKFKTPEIEATGKATEKTDVYHFSEFLLELLTGEELYIDKDSSLKAYIHNHAQGRCISKIMDPTILAEQQLQAVLDLTLRCTEEDPQRRATMVDVTKELRRIERFVPYD; encoded by the coding sequence ATGAGTAAGAAAGGCgaagaaggaaaggaaaaagaaagagcatTCCTTGAGAATGGAAGCAAGGTACTGGCGAAGCTAATTGTCTCTTGCAATGGGAAGCCTATTCCCATCTGGAGCTTCACAGTTCAACAGCTCCACCAAGCAACCAATAACTATCATAATCATCTGGGGACGTATTGGTTCAAGGGTTCTCTTGAAGGACGACTTGTTCTCGTTAAGCGATTTCTTGACTCAAAATTTTTGGCCGATTTTGTAATCAATGATTTAGTAATCTCTGCACAGATGAGTGCTCACGCTAATGTATTAAAACTCATGGGGTGTTGTCTCGAGACTACATCTCCCATTTTAGTGTATGAATTTGCTGCCAATGGCCTTCTTGCAGATCAAATTTATTCCTCTCATGTTATTGAACGACAACATCAACTCATGGCATGGGaaagaaagttaaaaattgCAAGGCAGATTGCTTATGCAATTTCCTATCTCCATATTGGGTTCTCAAGACCTGTCATCCACATGGCTATAGATATGGAAAGTATCTTATTAGATGAAAATGACGTTCCCAAATTGTCCAACTTTTTGGTTTCCGTTTCAATTCCTGAGGGTGAAACTGAGGTAGAAGCTACTGGCGACTTCTGGTCTTCGAAGTTCAAAACCCCCGAGATTGAAGCAACAGGTAAGGCAACGGAGAAAACGGATGTGTATCACTTCAGTGAGTTTCTTCTAGAACTTTTAACTGGAGAGGAACTTTATATTGACAAAGATTCTAGCTTAAAAGCATACATCCATAACCATGCTCAAGGTCGATGCATAAGCAAGATTATGGATCCTACAATTTTGGCAGAGCAGCAATTACAAGCTGTGCTGGACCTCACCTTGAGATGTACAGAGGAGGATCCACAGAGAAGGGCAACTATGGTAGATGTCACCAAAGAACTAAGGCGGATTGAGAGGTTTGTGCCATATGATTAA